In Erigeron canadensis isolate Cc75 chromosome 6, C_canadensis_v1, whole genome shotgun sequence, the following are encoded in one genomic region:
- the LOC122602853 gene encoding uncharacterized protein LOC122602853 isoform X1, whose product MASDNRRSSKRVKDNENVNLNEKKTPTCGSPASSVKRLSKESPLKKQTIESPVKEGLSNTRKSSRLEGRDPIAATPVKKLTTPVKRSDRVNKVVKKAGSPSLKSKKGKNLRSLKHCLMDTSEHKKDRNKGSDVGGRKRKREAASVTLSAEPQRVKTEGEDSDHESQEKSSKADSSSSSDVEELEKPDEVCQPDTSRTECSNFKSLEGKDGNDGECSDKTGEDFTPNASIRQSRMSYMKESPSDATCDTEMSDKSSVKDRTACEADGAAEAVEMIKGVKNIKSGVLSVSGVPESIWDTREVEVSDTKGLQKQYFVKYKGLAHIHNQWVSETRLLVEDSLLVENFSKNGSMKWSEEWTVPHKLLKKRLLLSLEPLQECQKITGKVLKYHHEWLVQWQALGYEQATWESESNPVLDSPEGHNLIKEYEWLYLFSHHGNKKTHVSSNDKTEEMTVKLPSIPTCSPPGMENIHLGYVKNLHDAWSKGQTSLIFDDQERIMRIVLFILSLKDVTLPFLLITTSDSISLWEAMLLKIVPCNALKVSLEDKDEKRTCRLLQVHKESGQLAFQILLYHVETFVKDLNMLKSIKWEAVTVDESQSSEISAHFSHIKSLTTNKRLLVFCGPLGVSMTSYVDVLSLLDCDVISKTELDDISKLKETLSKLIAYECKSGSYTKFVEFWVPVQISNVQLEQYCSMLLSNVLALSSYSKSDTVGALHDVLVSNRKCCDHPYIVDQTLQRALTKDLEPAKFLDVGIKASGKLQFLDLILPEMRKRQLRVLILFQPLSGSGKDSASIGDILDDFIRQRFGEDSYERVDGIGMIPSKKQAALNNFNDKERGRFVFLLEYRACLPSIRLSSVDAIIIFDSDWNPANDLRALQKVAIDSQSEQIMIFRLYTSSTLEEKILRLAEHNTTIDSKLLNLSRSTSDALLMWGATYLFDKLDEFHSASGLLLSSEVNVWNKLTEEFLNLISHIPNNTDEAKMLITRVQPVCGSYGKNLPLPSVANEKQPHMFWKNLLVGRNPSWKYLSTSTPRQRKRPSYSEASPAKANVSNDEVGRKRKKNANNIVQPVASKPILEEAEIARDSRVPSHNVSQSLGDASCNEMSFRDLLKLNISKLCEVLRLSKDVKIVVERFLEYVIENYRVVKEPANTLHAFLISLCWIGSALLKHKLDRTQSVVLANKHLDFRCNEEEAQSVYLKLETAKDKFLYQTQNQNKTNISGDFIPPSQPISTKSLDPTVMVEILESQPIQVDDAILFVEHRNSEISKQISSDCHQGDIINLDMSDPMEAQNGSRNSNGCHSPYGHSVLQDLEIQKESAQANEHLVDPSSLPKSNNLQTVEQQSDSHSTLGEQQPDTHSADRVDGQPSNEPSNHSQDSEALSQSVEASVQVSNQAATPHGSQLFIGHGSDNHNQGVSRMSSSDPLQAELEKLCELKVTVNKCHEAIKVKLKSEHEKELEEMIARINQKYEARNQDVEAAFHSKRKEIDICFNRVVKSKVLAETFRCKCQDLTPFNPVEIQVIQSGGMQQLPRTNIQSSLGHSTGIASYLPARSSGNQHVTELQPPLQIVHQAPNLLSATPCGPPYNTNPSTMPTRTPSTPVTTSTRPSTAIPTATPSRPPSMAIPTSTPSQLPSIATPTSTPSRLPSTVIPTSTHNRPPSTTISISTPNRPSSAAIPTSTINRTSSVTVSTSASNRQPSTFIPTGTPTRPLTTAAPTSTPTRPLPTINPITPSSRPISNINPIMPHNRSSQPPPNINHVTPSTRIPRGTGEIRAPAPHIRPFRPSTSISHNEFASRRVISSQHISSSLPLSQTLAQPPQKPPSLTSNCLPTQDSPSSTPLTSPMVTQASSQPPASVPLAPSVSYQLPPLHSLYSQDNVPATSTSHSQMSLPPMPSIPISNTGLYSASDRPTPGILSQPALDLLKEIDKRAAIHQTNMYSPPSELGKFGKVGNDSGLVCLSDDD is encoded by the exons ATGGCGAGCGATAATCGGCGTAGTAGTAAGAGAGTTAAGGATAACGAGAATGTAAATTTGAATGAGAAAAAGACGCCAACATGTGGGTCGCCCGCGTCTAGCGTAAAGAGGTTATCCAAAGAATCGCCTTTAAAGAAACAGACGATAGAGAGTCCGGTTAAAGAAGGTTTGAGTAATACACGCAAGTCTAGTCGGCTTGAGGGGAGGGATCCTATAGCTGCTACTCCGGTTAAAAAATTGACGACGCCTGTGAAGAGGAGTGATAGAGTTAACAAGGTTGTTAAAAAAGCGGGTTCACCAAGTTTGAAGTCGAAGAAGGGGAAAAATTTGAGGAGCTTGAAGCACTGTTTGATGGATACTAGTGAACATAAGAAAGACAGAAATAAGGGTTCTGATGTTGGTGGTaggaaaagaaagagagaggCCGCTTCCGTTACGTTGTCTGCTGAGCCTCAACGTGTTAAAACTGAAG GTGAAGACAGTGATCACGAAAGTCAGGAGAAGTCGTCTAAAGCTGATTCCAGTAGCAGTAGCG ATGTGGAGGAGCTAGAAAAACCAGATGAAGTATGTCAACCTGATACCAGTAGGACAGAATGTAGTAACTTCAAGTCTCTGGAAGGTAAAGATGGCAATGATGGTGAATGCAGTGACAAGACGGGAGAAGATTTTACTCCTAATGCTTCTATAAGACAATCCAGAATGTCATATATGAAAGAATCACCGAGTGACGCAACATGTGACACAGAGATGTCTGACAAATCTAGTGTTAAG GATAGGACGGCATGTGAAGCAGATGGTGCTGCTGAAGCTGTAGAAATGATAAAAGGTGTGAAGAACATTAAGTCAGGTGTTCTTTCAGTGTCAGGAGTTCCAGAGTCAATATGGGATACTAGAGAAGTGGAAGTCTCAGACACAAAAG GTTTGCAGAAGCAATACTTTGTTAAATACAAAGGTCTTGCTCATATTCACAATCAGTGGGTATCAGAAACTCGGTTGCTTGTTGAAGATTCACTGCTTGTGGAAAATTTTAGCAAAAATGGTTCG ATGAAGTGGAGTGAAGAATGGACCGTACCACAtaaattgttgaagaaaagACTGTTATTGTCTTTAGAGCCTCTACAAGAGTGTCAGAAGATTACAGGTAAGGTCTTGAAGTACCATCACGAATGGCTTGTGCAATGGCAAGCCCTTGGTTATGAGCAAGCTACATGGGAATCAGAGAGTAATCCTGTCTTAGATTCACCTGAAGGACATAACCTCATAAAAGAATATGAGTGGCTATATTTATTTAGTCATCATGGAAACAAAAAGACACATGTTTCATCAAATGATAAG ACTGAAGAAATGACAGTCAAACTTCCAAGTATTCCTACTTGCAGCCCACCTGGAATGGAAAATATCCATTTAGGTTATGTTAAGAACTTACATGATGCATGGAGCAAAGGGCAGACCAGCTTAATTTTCGATGACCAG GAGCGGATAATGAGGATTGTTCTATTCATCCTCTCATTAAAGGATGTAACTCTGCCTTTCCTACTAATCACGACGTCTGATTCCATATCACTATGGGAAGCTATGCTCTTAAAGATAGTACCTTGTAATGCCCTTAAAGTATCCCTTGAGGACAAAGATGAAAAGAGAACTTGTAGATTGCTACAAGTACATAAGGAAAGTGGTCAGTTAGCATTCCAAATACTTCTGTACCATGTTGAAACATTTGTTAAG gatttaaatatgttaaaatcTATAAAATGGGAAGCAGTCACGGTAGATGAATCCCAGAGTTCTGAGATCTCTGCTCATTTCAGTCACATCAAGAGCCTAACAACCAATAAGAGGTTGCTTGTGTTCTGTGGTCCATTAGGT GTGAGCATGACTAGTTACGTTGATGTGCTTTCACTGCTAGATTGTGATGTCATATCAAAAACAGAATTGGATGATATCAGCAAGTTGAAGGAAACTTTGTCAAAGTTGATTGCATATGAATGCAAGTCTGGCAGCTATACCAAGTTTGTAGAATTTTGGGTTCCGGTTCAGATATCCAATGTGCAGCTTGAGCAGTATTGTTCTATGCTACTTTCGAATGTTTTGGCTCTTAGTTCATATTCAAAAAGTGATACTGTTGGGGCCCTACATGACGTTCTTGTGTCTAATCGCAAG TGCTGTGATCACCCATACATTGTTGACCAAACCCTTCAACGTGCCCTTACAAAGGATCTTGAGCCTGCCAAGTTCTTAGACGTTGGCATTAAAGCAAGTGGCAAACTGCAATTTCTGGATTTGATACTCCCTGAGATGAGAAAACGCCAACTCAGAGTACTTATTCTTTTTCAGCCTTTAAGTGGGTCTGGAAAAGATTCAGCTTCAATTGGAGATATATTGGATGATTTTATTCGTCAGAGATTTGGTGAAGACTCTTATGAGCGTGTAGATGGGATTGGAATGATTCCTTCAAAGAAGCAAGCTGCTCTTAATAACTTTAACGATAAAGAGAGGGGTAGATTTGTGTTTTTACTCGAATATCGTGCATGTCTTCCTAGCATTAGATTGTCATCTGTAGACgctataatcatatttgacagtGATTGGAACCCTGCAAATGATTTAAGAGCGTTACAGAAAGTAGCGATTGATTCACAGTCGGAACAAATTATGATTTTCCGATTATATACTTCTTCAACGCTGGAGGAAAAGATTCTTAGACTTGCAGAACACAATACAACTATCGACAGCAAGTTGCTGAATCTAAGTAGGAGCACTAGTGATGCGTTACTCATGTGGGGTGCCACGTACTTGTTTGATAAATTAGATGAGTTTCATAGTGCCTCTGGCCTGCTTTTATCCTCTGAAGTAAACGTGTGGAATAAGTTAACAGAAGAGTTTTTAAACTTGATTTCACACATACCCAATAACACAGATGAAGCAAAGATGTTAATTACAAGGGTTCAACCAGTTTGTGGATCTTATGGTAAAAATCTCCCATTGCCAAGTGTAGCAAATGAAAAACAACCTCACATGTTTTGGAAAAATTTGTTGGTGGGTAGGAATCCGAGCTGGAAGTATCTGTCCACATCAACACCAAGGCAGAGAAAAAGACCCAGTTATTCTGAGGCGTCACCTGCAAAAGCAAATGTTAGCAATGATGAAGTTGGACGCAAGCGTAAAAAGAATGCAAATAACATTGTTCAACCTGTTGCATCAAAGCCAATATTAGAAGAAGCTGAAATCGCAA GGGATTCCAGAGTTCCTTCACATAATGTGTCACAATCCCTTGGTGATGCAAGCTGTAATGAGATGAGCTTTCGAGATCTCCTGAAGCTCAATATTTCTAAATTATGTGAAGTTCTCAGGTTATCG AAGGATGTCAAGATAGTGGTGGAAAGATTTCTCGAATATGTAATTGAGAATTATCGGGTCGTCAAGGAACCTGCAAATACGCTACACGCTTTCTTGATATCCCTG TGTTGGATTGGTTCTGCATTGTTAAAGCACAAGCTTGATAGGACGCAGTCCGTTGTTCTTGCAAACAAACACTTGGATTTCAGATGCAATGAAGAAGAGGCACAGTCAGTGTACTTGAAGCTAGAAACAGCAAAGGATAAGTTCTTATATCAAACTCAGAATCAAAATAAAACCAATATTTCAGGTGATTTTATACCACCATCCCAACCTATTTCTACCAAGTCATTAGATCCAACGGTTATGGTAGAGATTCTAGAAAGCCAACCTATTCAAGTTGATGATGCGATACTCTTTGTGGAGCATAGGAACTCTGAAATCTCGAAACAGATATCAAGTGATTGCCACCAAGGTGACATTATCAATCTTGACATGTCAGATCCTATGGAAGCCCAGAATGGTTCCCGCAACTCCAATGGTTGCCATTCACCTTATGGTCATTCAGTTTTACAAGATCTG GAGATCCAAAAGGAATCTGCCCAAGCTAATGAACATCTAGTGGACCCAAGTTCTTTGCCAAAAAGCAATAATCTGCAAACCGTAGAACAGCAGTCTGATTCACATTCAACTCTTGGTGAACAACAGCCTGATACACATTCAGCTGATAGAGTGGATGGCCAACCAAGCAATGAACCAAGTAACCATTCCCAAGATTCCGAGGCACTATCTCAATCCGTGGAAGCTAGTGTACAGGTTTCTAATCAAGCTGCTACACCACATGGGTCACAGCTGTTTATTGGTCATGGATCTGACAACCATAACCAAGGGGTCTCAAGGATGTCTTCGTCTGATCCCCTTCAAGCTGAACTGGAAAAGTTATGTGAATTGAAGGTTACTGTTAACAAATGTCACGAAGCTATT AAGGTGAAGCTAAAATCCGAGCATGAGAAAGAATTAGAAGAAATGATTGCTCGGATCAATCAAAAGTACGAAGCTAGAAATCAGGATGTGGAAGCAGCATTTCATTCAAAAAGGAAGGAAATTGATATCTGTTTCAACAGGGTAGTCAAGAGTAAAGTATTGGCTGAGACTTTCAGGTGCAAGTGTCAAGATCTGACCCCGTTTAACCCTGTTGAAATACAAG TTATTCAATCAGGAGGAATGCAACAGCTTCCCAGGACTAATATACAATCTTCCCTGGGACATTCCACTGGGATTGCATCATATTTACCTGCTCGATCGTCTGGAAACCAGCACGTTACAGAGCTGCAGCCACCTCTTCAAATAGTTCACCAGGCTCCAAATCTTCTCTCAGCCACACCTTGCGGACCACCATATAATACCAATCCTTCTACTATGCCAACCAGAACACCATCTACTCCTGTCACCACCAGTACACGACCATCAACCGCTATACCCACCGCTACACCAAGCAGACCACCATCTATGGCCATTCCCACCAGCACACCAAGCCAACTACCATCTATTGCCACTCCCACCAGCACACCAAGCAGGCTACCATCTACTGTTATCCCTACCAGCACACATAATAGACCACCATCTACCACTATCTCCATCAGCACACCAAACAGACCGTCATCTGCTGCCATCCCCACCAGCACAATAAACAGAACGTCATCTGTCACCGTCTCCACCAGTGCTTCAAACAGGCAACCCTCTACTTTCATCCCCACAGGTACACCAACCAGACCTCTAACTACCGCTGCCCCCACCAGCACACCAACTAGACCGCTGCCTACTATCAACCCCATCACCCCCTCTAGCAGACCTATATCTAATATTAACCCAATTATGCCTCATAACAGATCTAGCCAACCACCCCCGAACATCAACCACGTCACCCCTTCCACCAGGATTCCACGAGGAACTGGTGAAATCCGTGCTCCAGCCCCACACATCCGACCTTTTAGGCCTTCAACTTCTATATCTCATAATGAATTTGCATCTCGCAGAGTAATTTCAAGTCAACACATATCAAGCAGTTTGCCACTGTCTCAAACTTTAGCCCAGCCGCCACAAAAGCCACCATCTTTGACAAGTAATTGCCTTCCTACTCAGGATTCCCCAAGTAGTACACCTTTGACGTCTCCAATGGTGACCCAAGCTTCATCCCAGCCACCAGCATCAGTGCCCTTAGCACCATCAGTGTCATATCAGCTACCACCATTGCACTCTTTGTATTCACAAGATAATGTGCCTGCGACCTCAACCTCACATTCCCAAATGTCACTACCACCAATGCCATCAATACCCATTAGCAACACTGGGCTTTATAGTGCGTCTGACAGGCCAACTCCTGGTATTTTAAGCCAACCGGCTCTTGATTTGCTCAAGGAAATAGATAAACGAGCTGCTATTCATCAGACAAACATGTATTCACCTCCATCTGAGCTTGGTAAGTTTGGTAAAGTCG
- the LOC122602853 gene encoding protein CHROMATIN REMODELING 4-like isoform X3 — MASDNRRSSKRVKDNENVNLNEKKTPTCGSPASSVKRLSKESPLKKQTIESPVKEGLSNTRKSSRLEGRDPIAATPVKKLTTPVKRSDRVNKVVKKAGSPSLKSKKGKNLRSLKHCLMDTSEHKKDRNKGSDVGGRKRKREAASVTLSAEPQRVKTEGEDSDHESQEKSSKADSSSSSDVEELEKPDEVCQPDTSRTECSNFKSLEGKDGNDGECSDKTGEDFTPNASIRQSRMSYMKESPSDATCDTEMSDKSSVKDRTACEADGAAEAVEMIKGVKNIKSGVLSVSGVPESIWDTREVEVSDTKGLQKQYFVKYKGLAHIHNQWVSETRLLVEDSLLVENFSKNGSMKWSEEWTVPHKLLKKRLLLSLEPLQECQKITGKVLKYHHEWLVQWQALGYEQATWESESNPVLDSPEGHNLIKEYEWLYLFSHHGNKKTHVSSNDKTEEMTVKLPSIPTCSPPGMENIHLGYVKNLHDAWSKGQTSLIFDDQERIMRIVLFILSLKDVTLPFLLITTSDSISLWEAMLLKIVPCNALKVSLEDKDEKRTCRLLQVHKESGQLAFQILLYHVETFVKDLNMLKSIKWEAVTVDESQSSEISAHFSHIKSLTTNKRLLVFCGPLGVSMTSYVDVLSLLDCDVISKTELDDISKLKETLSKLIAYECKSGSYTKFVEFWVPVQISNVQLEQYCSMLLSNVLALSSYSKSDTVGALHDVLVSNRKCCDHPYIVDQTLQRALTKDLEPAKFLDVGIKASGKLQFLDLILPEMRKRQLRVLILFQPLSGSGKDSASIGDILDDFIRQRFGEDSYERVDGIGMIPSKKQAALNNFNDKERGRFVFLLEYRACLPSIRLSSVDAIIIFDSDWNPANDLRALQKVAIDSQSEQIMIFRLYTSSTLEEKILRLAEHNTTIDSKLLNLSRSTSDALLMWGATYLFDKLDEFHSASGLLLSSEVNVWNKLTEEFLNLISHIPNNTDEAKMLITRVQPVCGSYGKNLPLPSVANEKQPHMFWKNLLVGRNPSWKYLSTSTPRQRKRPSYSEASPAKANVSNDEVGRKRKKNANNIVQPVASKPILEEAEIARDSRVPSHNVSQSLGDASCNEMSFRDLLKLNISKLCEVLRLSKDVKIVVERFLEYVIENYRVVKEPANTLHAFLISLCWIGSALLKHKLDRTQSVVLANKHLDFRCNEEEAQSVYLKLETAKDKFLYQTQNQNKTNISGDFIPPSQPISTKSLDPTVMVEILESQPIQVDDAILFVEHRNSEISKQISSDCHQGDIINLDMSDPMEAQNGSRNSNGCHSPYGHSVLQDLEIQKESAQANEHLVDPSSLPKSNNLQTVEQQSDSHSTLGEQQPDTHSADRVDGQPSNEPSNHSQDSEALSQSVEASVQVSNQAATPHGSQLFIGHGSDNHNQGVSRMSSSDPLQAELEKLCELKVTVNKCHEAIKVKLKSEHEKELEEMIARINQKYEARNQDVEAAFHSKRKEIDICFNRVVKSKVLAETFRCKCQDLTPFNPVEIQGILKYTLPRFGWALSNCNLIGTTSNPILVIWS, encoded by the exons ATGGCGAGCGATAATCGGCGTAGTAGTAAGAGAGTTAAGGATAACGAGAATGTAAATTTGAATGAGAAAAAGACGCCAACATGTGGGTCGCCCGCGTCTAGCGTAAAGAGGTTATCCAAAGAATCGCCTTTAAAGAAACAGACGATAGAGAGTCCGGTTAAAGAAGGTTTGAGTAATACACGCAAGTCTAGTCGGCTTGAGGGGAGGGATCCTATAGCTGCTACTCCGGTTAAAAAATTGACGACGCCTGTGAAGAGGAGTGATAGAGTTAACAAGGTTGTTAAAAAAGCGGGTTCACCAAGTTTGAAGTCGAAGAAGGGGAAAAATTTGAGGAGCTTGAAGCACTGTTTGATGGATACTAGTGAACATAAGAAAGACAGAAATAAGGGTTCTGATGTTGGTGGTaggaaaagaaagagagaggCCGCTTCCGTTACGTTGTCTGCTGAGCCTCAACGTGTTAAAACTGAAG GTGAAGACAGTGATCACGAAAGTCAGGAGAAGTCGTCTAAAGCTGATTCCAGTAGCAGTAGCG ATGTGGAGGAGCTAGAAAAACCAGATGAAGTATGTCAACCTGATACCAGTAGGACAGAATGTAGTAACTTCAAGTCTCTGGAAGGTAAAGATGGCAATGATGGTGAATGCAGTGACAAGACGGGAGAAGATTTTACTCCTAATGCTTCTATAAGACAATCCAGAATGTCATATATGAAAGAATCACCGAGTGACGCAACATGTGACACAGAGATGTCTGACAAATCTAGTGTTAAG GATAGGACGGCATGTGAAGCAGATGGTGCTGCTGAAGCTGTAGAAATGATAAAAGGTGTGAAGAACATTAAGTCAGGTGTTCTTTCAGTGTCAGGAGTTCCAGAGTCAATATGGGATACTAGAGAAGTGGAAGTCTCAGACACAAAAG GTTTGCAGAAGCAATACTTTGTTAAATACAAAGGTCTTGCTCATATTCACAATCAGTGGGTATCAGAAACTCGGTTGCTTGTTGAAGATTCACTGCTTGTGGAAAATTTTAGCAAAAATGGTTCG ATGAAGTGGAGTGAAGAATGGACCGTACCACAtaaattgttgaagaaaagACTGTTATTGTCTTTAGAGCCTCTACAAGAGTGTCAGAAGATTACAGGTAAGGTCTTGAAGTACCATCACGAATGGCTTGTGCAATGGCAAGCCCTTGGTTATGAGCAAGCTACATGGGAATCAGAGAGTAATCCTGTCTTAGATTCACCTGAAGGACATAACCTCATAAAAGAATATGAGTGGCTATATTTATTTAGTCATCATGGAAACAAAAAGACACATGTTTCATCAAATGATAAG ACTGAAGAAATGACAGTCAAACTTCCAAGTATTCCTACTTGCAGCCCACCTGGAATGGAAAATATCCATTTAGGTTATGTTAAGAACTTACATGATGCATGGAGCAAAGGGCAGACCAGCTTAATTTTCGATGACCAG GAGCGGATAATGAGGATTGTTCTATTCATCCTCTCATTAAAGGATGTAACTCTGCCTTTCCTACTAATCACGACGTCTGATTCCATATCACTATGGGAAGCTATGCTCTTAAAGATAGTACCTTGTAATGCCCTTAAAGTATCCCTTGAGGACAAAGATGAAAAGAGAACTTGTAGATTGCTACAAGTACATAAGGAAAGTGGTCAGTTAGCATTCCAAATACTTCTGTACCATGTTGAAACATTTGTTAAG gatttaaatatgttaaaatcTATAAAATGGGAAGCAGTCACGGTAGATGAATCCCAGAGTTCTGAGATCTCTGCTCATTTCAGTCACATCAAGAGCCTAACAACCAATAAGAGGTTGCTTGTGTTCTGTGGTCCATTAGGT GTGAGCATGACTAGTTACGTTGATGTGCTTTCACTGCTAGATTGTGATGTCATATCAAAAACAGAATTGGATGATATCAGCAAGTTGAAGGAAACTTTGTCAAAGTTGATTGCATATGAATGCAAGTCTGGCAGCTATACCAAGTTTGTAGAATTTTGGGTTCCGGTTCAGATATCCAATGTGCAGCTTGAGCAGTATTGTTCTATGCTACTTTCGAATGTTTTGGCTCTTAGTTCATATTCAAAAAGTGATACTGTTGGGGCCCTACATGACGTTCTTGTGTCTAATCGCAAG TGCTGTGATCACCCATACATTGTTGACCAAACCCTTCAACGTGCCCTTACAAAGGATCTTGAGCCTGCCAAGTTCTTAGACGTTGGCATTAAAGCAAGTGGCAAACTGCAATTTCTGGATTTGATACTCCCTGAGATGAGAAAACGCCAACTCAGAGTACTTATTCTTTTTCAGCCTTTAAGTGGGTCTGGAAAAGATTCAGCTTCAATTGGAGATATATTGGATGATTTTATTCGTCAGAGATTTGGTGAAGACTCTTATGAGCGTGTAGATGGGATTGGAATGATTCCTTCAAAGAAGCAAGCTGCTCTTAATAACTTTAACGATAAAGAGAGGGGTAGATTTGTGTTTTTACTCGAATATCGTGCATGTCTTCCTAGCATTAGATTGTCATCTGTAGACgctataatcatatttgacagtGATTGGAACCCTGCAAATGATTTAAGAGCGTTACAGAAAGTAGCGATTGATTCACAGTCGGAACAAATTATGATTTTCCGATTATATACTTCTTCAACGCTGGAGGAAAAGATTCTTAGACTTGCAGAACACAATACAACTATCGACAGCAAGTTGCTGAATCTAAGTAGGAGCACTAGTGATGCGTTACTCATGTGGGGTGCCACGTACTTGTTTGATAAATTAGATGAGTTTCATAGTGCCTCTGGCCTGCTTTTATCCTCTGAAGTAAACGTGTGGAATAAGTTAACAGAAGAGTTTTTAAACTTGATTTCACACATACCCAATAACACAGATGAAGCAAAGATGTTAATTACAAGGGTTCAACCAGTTTGTGGATCTTATGGTAAAAATCTCCCATTGCCAAGTGTAGCAAATGAAAAACAACCTCACATGTTTTGGAAAAATTTGTTGGTGGGTAGGAATCCGAGCTGGAAGTATCTGTCCACATCAACACCAAGGCAGAGAAAAAGACCCAGTTATTCTGAGGCGTCACCTGCAAAAGCAAATGTTAGCAATGATGAAGTTGGACGCAAGCGTAAAAAGAATGCAAATAACATTGTTCAACCTGTTGCATCAAAGCCAATATTAGAAGAAGCTGAAATCGCAA GGGATTCCAGAGTTCCTTCACATAATGTGTCACAATCCCTTGGTGATGCAAGCTGTAATGAGATGAGCTTTCGAGATCTCCTGAAGCTCAATATTTCTAAATTATGTGAAGTTCTCAGGTTATCG AAGGATGTCAAGATAGTGGTGGAAAGATTTCTCGAATATGTAATTGAGAATTATCGGGTCGTCAAGGAACCTGCAAATACGCTACACGCTTTCTTGATATCCCTG TGTTGGATTGGTTCTGCATTGTTAAAGCACAAGCTTGATAGGACGCAGTCCGTTGTTCTTGCAAACAAACACTTGGATTTCAGATGCAATGAAGAAGAGGCACAGTCAGTGTACTTGAAGCTAGAAACAGCAAAGGATAAGTTCTTATATCAAACTCAGAATCAAAATAAAACCAATATTTCAGGTGATTTTATACCACCATCCCAACCTATTTCTACCAAGTCATTAGATCCAACGGTTATGGTAGAGATTCTAGAAAGCCAACCTATTCAAGTTGATGATGCGATACTCTTTGTGGAGCATAGGAACTCTGAAATCTCGAAACAGATATCAAGTGATTGCCACCAAGGTGACATTATCAATCTTGACATGTCAGATCCTATGGAAGCCCAGAATGGTTCCCGCAACTCCAATGGTTGCCATTCACCTTATGGTCATTCAGTTTTACAAGATCTG GAGATCCAAAAGGAATCTGCCCAAGCTAATGAACATCTAGTGGACCCAAGTTCTTTGCCAAAAAGCAATAATCTGCAAACCGTAGAACAGCAGTCTGATTCACATTCAACTCTTGGTGAACAACAGCCTGATACACATTCAGCTGATAGAGTGGATGGCCAACCAAGCAATGAACCAAGTAACCATTCCCAAGATTCCGAGGCACTATCTCAATCCGTGGAAGCTAGTGTACAGGTTTCTAATCAAGCTGCTACACCACATGGGTCACAGCTGTTTATTGGTCATGGATCTGACAACCATAACCAAGGGGTCTCAAGGATGTCTTCGTCTGATCCCCTTCAAGCTGAACTGGAAAAGTTATGTGAATTGAAGGTTACTGTTAACAAATGTCACGAAGCTATT AAGGTGAAGCTAAAATCCGAGCATGAGAAAGAATTAGAAGAAATGATTGCTCGGATCAATCAAAAGTACGAAGCTAGAAATCAGGATGTGGAAGCAGCATTTCATTCAAAAAGGAAGGAAATTGATATCTGTTTCAACAGGGTAGTCAAGAGTAAAGTATTGGCTGAGACTTTCAGGTGCAAGTGTCAAGATCTGACCCCGTTTAACCCTGTTGAAATACAAG GTATTCTTAAATACACTTTGCCTAGATTTGGATGGGCCTTGAGCAACTGTAATCTCATTGGAACAACGAGCAACCCCATTCTTGTCATTTGGTCGTAA